In Salmo salar chromosome ssa15, Ssal_v3.1, whole genome shotgun sequence, one genomic interval encodes:
- the LOC123723828 gene encoding uncharacterized protein isoform X3, translating to METSCFSDIDNESASIVGDSEGEEEKNLYLDRLMLADLLDSPYSHNFSTPHTINGCTDGFSPQIATLTCRRLDGLDQVRLTPEKIQSPFLSRSSGIPDDEKGMDSIIAQGHDGEDSEGMIEEDPSEGSVSESPSQHVGSGTSTRRLKRAATVAKTQGGGGCDLSQKEIGAEPKRQTRLTDSQTQGSRQTRPMEEIRPTRQNGGTRQNDNQAQENKQENRQTRQTDSQKQVTSGPTRQTDSQKQVTSGPTRQTDSQKQVTSGPTRQTDSQKQVTSGPTRQTDSQKQVTSGPTRQTRQTDSQKQVTSGPTRQTDSQKQVTSGPTRQTDSQKQENGGNSSTSNKPGTLRGVNHGQSQSRRGITRLNVLHRKNRYGETLLHIAAMQGDTQRIRDMLSLSPDINMADNAGKTLEEGGGQQSVTTVSFK from the exons ATGGAGACAAGTTGTTTCTCTGATATTGACAATGAGTCGGCGTCAATTGTTGGTGATTctgaaggagaagaagaaaaaaatctttaCCTCGACAG ATTGATGCTTGCAGATTTGCTAGACTCGCCATACTCCCATAATTTCTCCACACCACACACCATCAATGGCTGTACAGACG GGTTTTCTCCTCAGATAGCGACGTTGACTTGTAGACGTTTGGATGGCTTGGACCAAGTGCGCCTCACACCTGAAAAG ATCCAATCCCCATTTTTGTCAAG GAGTTCTGGGATTCCAGATGACGAGAAGGGAATGGACAGTATTATCGCTCAAGGACatgatggag AAGACAGTGAGGGGATGATAGAAGAGGATCCCTCTGAGGGGTCAGTGTCAGAGAGTCCCTCACAGCACGTTGGGAGTGGTACCTCTACCAGACGTTTGAAGAGAGCAGCGACGGTAGCTAAGACACAG GGTGGCGGTGGTTGTGACCTCTCACAGAAGGAGATAGGTGCAGAGCCCAAGAGACAGACCAGGCTGACTGACAGTCAGACACAGGGGAGTAGACAGACCAGACCAATGGAAGAAATCAGACCAACCAGGCAGAACGGAGGGACCAGACAGAATGACAACCAGGCACAGGAGAACAAACAG GAGAAcagacagaccaggcagactgacaGCCAGAAGCAGGTGACCAGCGGACcaaccagacagactgacagccaGAAGCAGGTGACCAGCGGACCGACCAGGCAGACTGACAGCCAGAAGCAGGTGACCAGCGGACCGACCAGGCAGACTGACAGCCAGAAGCAGGTGACCAGCGGACCGACCAGGCAGACTGACAGCCAGAAGCAG GTGACTAGCGGACCAACcagacagaccaggcagactgacaGCCAGAAGCAGGTGACCAGCGGACCGACCAGGCAGACTGACAGCCAGAAGCAGGTGACCAGCGGACCGACCAGGCAGACTGACAGCCAGAAGCAGGAAAATGGAGGTAATAGTTCCACCAGCAACAAGCCAGGGACACTGAGAG GTGTGAACCATGGTCAATCCCAGAGCAGGCGGGGCATCACCCGTCTGAATGTCCTCCACCGGAAGAACCGTTACGGGGAGACTCTACTCCACATTGCAGCCATGCAAGGAGACACCCAGCGGATCAGAGACATGCTGTCGCTGAGCCCCGACATCAACATGGCCGACAACGCAGGTAAAACATTAGAGGAGGGTGGTGGGCAGCAATCTGTCACTACAGTTAGTTTCAAATAA
- the LOC123723828 gene encoding uncharacterized protein isoform X2, whose amino-acid sequence METSCFSDIDNESASIVGDSEGEEEKNLYLDRLMLADLLDSPYSHNFSTPHTINGCTDGFSPQIATLTCRRLDGLDQVRLTPEKIQSPFLSRSSGIPDDEKGMDSIIAQGHDGEDSEGMIEEDPSEGSVSESPSQHVGSGTSTRRLKRAATVAKTQGGGGCDLSQKEIGAEPKRQTRLTDSQTQGSRQTRPMEEIRPTRQNGGTRQNDNQAQENKQENRQTRQTDSQKQVTSGPTRQTDSQKQVTSGPTRQTDSQKQVTSGPTRQTDSQKQVTSGPTRQTDSQKQVTSGPTRQTDSQKQVTSGPTRQTDSQKQVTSGPTRQTRQTDSQKQVTSGPTRQTDSQKQVTSGPTRQTDSQKQENGGVNHGQSQSRRGITRLNVLHRKNRYGETLLHIAAMQGDTQRIRDMLSLSPDINMADNAGKTLEEGGGQQSVTTVSFK is encoded by the exons ATGGAGACAAGTTGTTTCTCTGATATTGACAATGAGTCGGCGTCAATTGTTGGTGATTctgaaggagaagaagaaaaaaatctttaCCTCGACAG ATTGATGCTTGCAGATTTGCTAGACTCGCCATACTCCCATAATTTCTCCACACCACACACCATCAATGGCTGTACAGACG GGTTTTCTCCTCAGATAGCGACGTTGACTTGTAGACGTTTGGATGGCTTGGACCAAGTGCGCCTCACACCTGAAAAG ATCCAATCCCCATTTTTGTCAAG GAGTTCTGGGATTCCAGATGACGAGAAGGGAATGGACAGTATTATCGCTCAAGGACatgatggag AAGACAGTGAGGGGATGATAGAAGAGGATCCCTCTGAGGGGTCAGTGTCAGAGAGTCCCTCACAGCACGTTGGGAGTGGTACCTCTACCAGACGTTTGAAGAGAGCAGCGACGGTAGCTAAGACACAG GGTGGCGGTGGTTGTGACCTCTCACAGAAGGAGATAGGTGCAGAGCCCAAGAGACAGACCAGGCTGACTGACAGTCAGACACAGGGGAGTAGACAGACCAGACCAATGGAAGAAATCAGACCAACCAGGCAGAACGGAGGGACCAGACAGAATGACAACCAGGCACAGGAGAACAAACAG GAGAAcagacagaccaggcagactgacaGCCAGAAGCAGGTGACCAGCGGACcaaccagacagactgacagccaGAAGCAGGTGACCAGCGGACCGACCAGGCAGACTGACAGCCAGAAGCAGGTGACCAGCGGACCGACCAGGCAGACTGACAGCCAGAAGCAGGTGACCAGCGGACCGACCAGGCAGACTGACAGCCAGAAGCAGGTGACCAGCGGACcgaccagacagactgacagccaGAAGCAGGTGACCAGCGGACCGACCAGGCAGACTGACAGCCAGAAGCAGGTGACTAGCGGACCAACcagacagaccaggcagactgacaGCCAGAAGCAGGTGACCAGCGGACCGACCAGGCAGACTGACAGCCAGAAGCAGGTGACCAGCGGACCGACCAGGCAGACTGACAGCCAGAAGCAGGAAAATGGAG GTGTGAACCATGGTCAATCCCAGAGCAGGCGGGGCATCACCCGTCTGAATGTCCTCCACCGGAAGAACCGTTACGGGGAGACTCTACTCCACATTGCAGCCATGCAAGGAGACACCCAGCGGATCAGAGACATGCTGTCGCTGAGCCCCGACATCAACATGGCCGACAACGCAGGTAAAACATTAGAGGAGGGTGGTGGGCAGCAATCTGTCACTACAGTTAGTTTCAAATAA
- the LOC123723828 gene encoding uncharacterized protein isoform X4 → METSCFSDIDNESASIVGDSEGEEEKNLYLDRLMLADLLDSPYSHNFSTPHTINGCTDGFSPQIATLTCRRLDGLDQVRLTPEKIQSPFLSRSSGIPDDEKGMDSIIAQGHDGEDSEGMIEEDPSEGSVSESPSQHVGSGTSTRRLKRAATVAKTQGGGGCDLSQKEIGAEPKRQTRLTDSQTQGSRQTRPMEEIRPTRQNGGTRQNDNQAQENKQENRQTRQTDSQKQVTSGPTRQTDSQKQVTSGPTRQTDSQKQVTSGPTRQTDSQKQVTSGPTRQTDSQKQVTSGPTRQTDSQKQENGGNSSTSNKPGTLRGVNHGQSQSRRGITRLNVLHRKNRYGETLLHIAAMQGDTQRIRDMLSLSPDINMADNAGKTLEEGGGQQSVTTVSFK, encoded by the exons ATGGAGACAAGTTGTTTCTCTGATATTGACAATGAGTCGGCGTCAATTGTTGGTGATTctgaaggagaagaagaaaaaaatctttaCCTCGACAG ATTGATGCTTGCAGATTTGCTAGACTCGCCATACTCCCATAATTTCTCCACACCACACACCATCAATGGCTGTACAGACG GGTTTTCTCCTCAGATAGCGACGTTGACTTGTAGACGTTTGGATGGCTTGGACCAAGTGCGCCTCACACCTGAAAAG ATCCAATCCCCATTTTTGTCAAG GAGTTCTGGGATTCCAGATGACGAGAAGGGAATGGACAGTATTATCGCTCAAGGACatgatggag AAGACAGTGAGGGGATGATAGAAGAGGATCCCTCTGAGGGGTCAGTGTCAGAGAGTCCCTCACAGCACGTTGGGAGTGGTACCTCTACCAGACGTTTGAAGAGAGCAGCGACGGTAGCTAAGACACAG GGTGGCGGTGGTTGTGACCTCTCACAGAAGGAGATAGGTGCAGAGCCCAAGAGACAGACCAGGCTGACTGACAGTCAGACACAGGGGAGTAGACAGACCAGACCAATGGAAGAAATCAGACCAACCAGGCAGAACGGAGGGACCAGACAGAATGACAACCAGGCACAGGAGAACAAACAG GAGAAcagacagaccaggcagactgacaGCCAGAAGCAGGTGACCAGCGGACcaaccagacagactgacagccaGAAGCAGGTGACCAGCGGACCGACCAGGCAGACTGACAGCCAGAAGCAGGTGACCAGCGGACCGACCAG gcagactgacaGCCAGAAGCAGGTGACCAGCGGACCGACCAGGCAGACTGACAGCCAGAAGCAGGTGACCAGCGGACCGACCAGGCAGACTGACAGCCAGAAGCAGGAAAATGGAGGTAATAGTTCCACCAGCAACAAGCCAGGGACACTGAGAG GTGTGAACCATGGTCAATCCCAGAGCAGGCGGGGCATCACCCGTCTGAATGTCCTCCACCGGAAGAACCGTTACGGGGAGACTCTACTCCACATTGCAGCCATGCAAGGAGACACCCAGCGGATCAGAGACATGCTGTCGCTGAGCCCCGACATCAACATGGCCGACAACGCAGGTAAAACATTAGAGGAGGGTGGTGGGCAGCAATCTGTCACTACAGTTAGTTTCAAATAA
- the LOC106570829 gene encoding 3-hydroxy-3-methylglutaryl-coenzyme A reductase, with product MLTGLFRMHGMLVASHPWEVIVGTVTLTICMMSMNMFTGNDQICGWNYDCPKMEELVLSSDIIILTITRCIAIVYIYFQFQNLRQLGSKYILGIAGLFTIFSSFVFSTVVIHFLDKELTGLNEALPFFLLLIDLSKACALAKYALSSNSQDEVRDNIARGMAVLGPTFTLDALVECLVIGVGTMSGVRQLEIMCCFGCMSVLANYFVFMTFFPACVSLVLELSRESQEGHPIWQLSHFSRVMEEEEDNKPNPVTQRVKMIMSLGLVMVHAHSRWIADPLSLNSNLDVSQVGSMSLDNHLPKRIDPERPLWQFYMSRLVSMDIEQVICLGLALLLAVKYIFFEQVEHESTLSLKSPLSQGPERAPRWSTDQCCRKEVAPPQPPKSPLRTATPTPPALAEATKEERAEVIRPLPVPTTEPQPTFRLGSMEEERESQAECPRAEPSQPSLPSDPRPLEECLAILKNPEMGARFLSDDEVVVLVNSKHIPSYKLEAVMERPERGVSIRRYMISSKLPNSSALSSLPYLDYDYSKVMGTCCENVIGYMPIPVGVAGPLHLDGKQFQVPMATTEGCLVASTNRGCRAISLGGGASSRILADGMTRGPVIRCPSACLAAEVKGWLESTDGFQAIKDAFDHTSRFARLQKLMIGLAGRNLYIRFQSRTGDAMGMNMISKGTEQALARLQEQYPELVVLAVSGNYCTDKKPAAINWIEGRGKSAVCEATIPAKVVREVLKTSTEALVDVNINKNLVGSAMAGSIGGYNAHAANLVAAIYIACGQDPAQTVGSSNCITLMETSGPTGEDLYISCTMPSIELGTVGGGTILAPQQACLQMLGVQGASQECPGENARQLARVVCGTVLAGELSLMAALAAGHLVKSHMTHNRSKVNLQETTPGTCTKKAS from the exons ATGCTGACTGGTCTGTTCCGTATGCACGGCATGCTGGTGGCCTCCCACCCCTGGGAGGTGATCGTAGGCACTGTCACCCTCACCATCTGCATGATGTCCATGAACATGTTCACCGGCAATGACCAGATCTGCGGCTGGAACTACGACTGCCCCAAAATGGAGGAG CTGGTTCTAAGCAGTGACATCATCATTCTGACCATCACACGGTGCATAGCCATCGTGTACATCTACTTCCAGTTCCAGAATCTACGGCAACTAGGTTCCAAATATATTCTTG GTATCGCTGGACTATTCACCATATTCTCCAGTTTCGTATTCAGTACTGTCGTGATTCACTTCCTGGATAAAGAACTCACTGGCCTCAA TGAGGCCTTACCTTTCTTCCTGCTTCTGATCGACCTCTCCAAAGCATGCGCTCTCGCCAAGTACGCACTCAGCTCTAACTCACAG GACGAGGTGCGCGACAACATCGCCCGTGGCATGGCAGTCCTGGGGCCCACGTTCACTCTGGATGCCCTGGTGGAATGCCTGGTGATCGGGGTGGGCACCATGTCAG GTGTACGACAGTTGGAGATCATGTGTTGTTTTGGCTGCATGTCTGTCCTGGCCAACTACTTTGTCTTCATGACGTTCTTCCCTGCCTGCGTCTCCCTGGTCCTAGAG CTGTCCAGGGAGAGTCAGGAGGGTCACCCCATCTGGCAGCTGAGCCACTTCTCCCGCgtgatggaggaagaggaggataacaagcccaaccctgttacccagagaGTCAAGATGATCATG tctctgggcctGGTAATGGTGCACGCTCACAGCCGTTGGATCGCcgaccctctctccctcaactCCAACCTGGACGTCTCCCAGGTGGGCTCCATGTCCCTGGACAACCATTTACCCAAGAGGATCGACCCCGAGAGACCCCTCTGGCAGTTCTACATGTCAAG GTTGGTCAGCATGGATATAGAGCAGGTGATCTGTCTGGGTCTGGCCCTGCTGCTGGCCGTCAAGTACATCTTCTTTGAACAAGTAGAGCATGAGTCCACCCTGTCTCTGAAGAGCCCCCTGTCCCAGGGGCCTGAGCGTGCCCCCCGCTGGAGCACAGACCAGTGCTGCAGGAAGGAGGTTgctcccccccaaccccccaaatCCCCCCTCAGGACCGCCACCCCCACACCCCCCGCCCTGGCTGAGGCCACCAAGGAGGAGAGAG CCGAGGTGATCCGGCCGCTGCCTGTCCCGACCACCGAACCCCAGCCCACCTTCCGCCTGGGCtctatggaggaggagagggagagccagGCGGAGTGCCCCAGAGCAGAGCCCTCTCAGCCCAGCCTACCCTCAGACCCCAGACCATTGGAGGAGTGCCTGGCCATCCTGAAAAACCCTGAG ATGGGAGCCCGATTCCTGAGTGATGATGAGGTGGTGGTTCTGGTGAACTCTAAACACATCCCTTCCTACAAGCTGGAGGCCGTGatggagagaccagagagaggggtaTCCATCCGTAGATATATGATCTCCTCCAAGCTCCCCAACTCCTCCGCACTCTCCTCTCTGCCATACCTAGACTACGACTACTCTAAG GTGATGGGGACCTGCTGTGAGAATGTGATTGGATACATGCCCATTCCAGTAGGCGTGGCCGGGCCTCTTCACCTCGATGGGAAGCAGTTCCAGGTCCCCATGGCGACCACAGAAGGCTGCCTGGTGGCTAGCACCAACCGGGGCTGTCGTGCTATCTCC ttagGTGGTGGTGCCAGCAGTCGTATCCTGGCGGATGGGATGACCCGGGGTCCTGTGATTAGGTGCCCGTCGGCCTGCCTGGCTGCAGAGGTCAAGGGCTGGCTGGAGAGCACCGACGGATTCCAGGCCATCAAGGACGCCTTTGACCACACCAGCAG GTTTGCTCGTCTGCAGAAGCTCATGATTGGTCTCGCTGGTAGAAACCTTTACATCCGCTTCCAGTCCAGAACAGGAGACGCCATGGGAATGAACATGATCtctaag GGAACAGAGCAGGCTCTGGCCAGGTTACAGGAGCAGTATCCTGAGCTGGTGGTTCTGGCAGTCAGTGGGAACTACTGCACCGACAAGAAGCCTGCAGCTATCAACTGGATCGAGGGCCGTGGAAAGTCTGCTGTGTGCGAGGCCACCATCCCAGCTAAAGTGGTCAGAGAG GTGTTGAAGACCAGCACTGAAGCCCTGGTTGATGTCAACATTAACAAGAACCTAGTAGGATCAGCCATGGCTGGAAGCATCGGCGGCTACAACGCCCACGCAGCCAACCTAGTGGCGGCCATCTATATCGCCTGTGGACag GACCCAGCCCAGACGGTGGGTAGCAGTAACTGCATCACTCTGATGGAGACGTCAGGGCCTACAGGGGAAGACCTCTACATCAGCTGTACCATGCCTTCCATAGAGCTGGGTACTGTAGGAGGAGGAACCATCCTGGCACCACAGCAAGCCTGTCTGcag ATGCTGGGCGTGCAAGGTGCTAGTCAGGAGTGCCCTGGTGAGAACGCCAGGCAGCTGGCCAGAGTGGTGTGTGGCACGGTGTTGGCCGGTGAGCTGTCTCTCATGGCTGCCCTCGCCGCCGGGCACCTCGTCAAGAGTCACATGACCCACAACAG GTCCAAGGTAAACCTGCAGGAAACAACCCCAGGCACCTGTACCAAGAAGGCATCTTGA
- the LOC123723828 gene encoding uncharacterized protein isoform X1, translated as METSCFSDIDNESASIVGDSEGEEEKNLYLDRLMLADLLDSPYSHNFSTPHTINGCTDGFSPQIATLTCRRLDGLDQVRLTPEKIQSPFLSRSSGIPDDEKGMDSIIAQGHDGEDSEGMIEEDPSEGSVSESPSQHVGSGTSTRRLKRAATVAKTQGGGGCDLSQKEIGAEPKRQTRLTDSQTQGSRQTRPMEEIRPTRQNGGTRQNDNQAQENKQENRQTRQTDSQKQVTSGPTRQTDSQKQVTSGPTRQTDSQKQVTSGPTRQTDSQKQVTSGPTRQTDSQKQVTSGPTRQTDSQKQVTSGPTRQTDSQKQVTSGPTRQTRQTDSQKQVTSGPTRQTDSQKQVTSGPTRQTDSQKQENGGNSSTSNKPGTLRGVNHGQSQSRRGITRLNVLHRKNRYGETLLHIAAMQGDTQRIRDMLSLSPDINMADNAGKTLEEGGGQQSVTTVSFK; from the exons ATGGAGACAAGTTGTTTCTCTGATATTGACAATGAGTCGGCGTCAATTGTTGGTGATTctgaaggagaagaagaaaaaaatctttaCCTCGACAG ATTGATGCTTGCAGATTTGCTAGACTCGCCATACTCCCATAATTTCTCCACACCACACACCATCAATGGCTGTACAGACG GGTTTTCTCCTCAGATAGCGACGTTGACTTGTAGACGTTTGGATGGCTTGGACCAAGTGCGCCTCACACCTGAAAAG ATCCAATCCCCATTTTTGTCAAG GAGTTCTGGGATTCCAGATGACGAGAAGGGAATGGACAGTATTATCGCTCAAGGACatgatggag AAGACAGTGAGGGGATGATAGAAGAGGATCCCTCTGAGGGGTCAGTGTCAGAGAGTCCCTCACAGCACGTTGGGAGTGGTACCTCTACCAGACGTTTGAAGAGAGCAGCGACGGTAGCTAAGACACAG GGTGGCGGTGGTTGTGACCTCTCACAGAAGGAGATAGGTGCAGAGCCCAAGAGACAGACCAGGCTGACTGACAGTCAGACACAGGGGAGTAGACAGACCAGACCAATGGAAGAAATCAGACCAACCAGGCAGAACGGAGGGACCAGACAGAATGACAACCAGGCACAGGAGAACAAACAG GAGAAcagacagaccaggcagactgacaGCCAGAAGCAGGTGACCAGCGGACcaaccagacagactgacagccaGAAGCAGGTGACCAGCGGACCGACCAGGCAGACTGACAGCCAGAAGCAGGTGACCAGCGGACCGACCAGGCAGACTGACAGCCAGAAGCAGGTGACCAGCGGACCGACCAGGCAGACTGACAGCCAGAAGCAGGTGACCAGCGGACcgaccagacagactgacagccaGAAGCAGGTGACCAGCGGACCGACCAGGCAGACTGACAGCCAGAAGCAGGTGACTAGCGGACCAACcagacagaccaggcagactgacaGCCAGAAGCAGGTGACCAGCGGACCGACCAGGCAGACTGACAGCCAGAAGCAGGTGACCAGCGGACCGACCAGGCAGACTGACAGCCAGAAGCAGGAAAATGGAGGTAATAGTTCCACCAGCAACAAGCCAGGGACACTGAGAG GTGTGAACCATGGTCAATCCCAGAGCAGGCGGGGCATCACCCGTCTGAATGTCCTCCACCGGAAGAACCGTTACGGGGAGACTCTACTCCACATTGCAGCCATGCAAGGAGACACCCAGCGGATCAGAGACATGCTGTCGCTGAGCCCCGACATCAACATGGCCGACAACGCAGGTAAAACATTAGAGGAGGGTGGTGGGCAGCAATCTGTCACTACAGTTAGTTTCAAATAA